One window from the genome of Sandaracinaceae bacterium encodes:
- a CDS encoding DUF1073 domain-containing protein: MRGSGATSSWASATCTTLRVDGASPKTWSSRTTALQDDELVSLYDFNPVAQTIVNAIVVDGLRQGFETPGESDEELQKAAREKKTLQMVGRTAKWGRAVGGAVIIADTGDDLAPRLDETKPTARGSLRRFIVRSRMENSPVYSYDVEDGAEFFDLAPIQDGATVRIHRSRMRIFGGRRI, translated from the coding sequence ATGCGGGGTTCTGGGGCAACGTCCTCCTGGGCATCGGCGACGTGCACGACCCTGCGCGTCGATGGCGCTTCACCGAAGACGTGGAGCTCCAGGACGACGGCGCTCCAGGACGACGAACTCGTCTCCCTCTACGACTTCAACCCGGTCGCCCAGACGATCGTGAACGCGATCGTGGTCGACGGGCTCCGCCAGGGGTTCGAGACGCCCGGCGAGAGCGACGAGGAGCTCCAAAAGGCGGCCCGCGAGAAGAAGACGCTCCAGATGGTCGGCCGCACGGCGAAGTGGGGGCGCGCGGTCGGCGGGGCGGTCATCATTGCGGACACGGGCGACGACCTCGCGCCGCGCCTTGACGAGACCAAGCCCACCGCCCGGGGGAGCCTCCGGCGCTTCATCGTCCGCTCCCGGATGGAGAACAGCCCGGTCTACTCGTACGACGTCGAGGACGGCGCCGAGTTCTTCGACCTCGCCCCGATTCAGGACGGGGCCACCGTCCGGATCCACCGCTCCCGCATGCGCATCTTCGGCGGCCGCAGGATTTAG